The genomic stretch TCAATAATTGGGtcaaaatcctttgcagtcattgACTGTTCTGAACTCCAGAACCTCTGGACATCACCACACACTGTGTCCCCTTCCTTGAGATGTTGCAGCCACTTGCAGTTGGTGGTTGTTTGTGTTCTCTGCCTCatgaagagttttttttaataaccaaGACAGATCATCCACTGCGCTGTAGCTATGAATCTGTGGTCTTTGAGGCCTTTTTTAGTGATGATGACCCTACCAATGCATGCCTTCTATTAAAGAATGTAGCATCTTGTTGATctggccactcctaaagttttgCCGTTTCTCTGATaggttgtttttactttttatccCAATGATGACCCTCATAACAGCTACCAAAGGAAAGTTCAACTTTCAGTTGGATTCGCATGTaatcatttttcagtttaaattttCACGAAATAAAGCAATGAAACTACTCATAAGTCAGTTGTCCACAtatttttgagcctctgaaaatgggggactaagtatgaaaaatggctgtaattcctaaacagtttgatgcaatacttttgttaaacccccttGACTATAAAGCTGAGCAAACTGCATCTCAACTGCATCTTGAGTGTTTGATTGTCCAAATATTAATGGACTTAACTGTATGGTTGTAGTCCAATCCCAGTTGGTATCACTCTAAGTTGCAAAAGTTTAAGAAATGAATCAACATTAAATTCAgaaatgtctttttgtttgttttgtgtgaggtacataacagcatttcataatgCTTTTTACTTCtctttatttacattaaaatggtAAACCACACTGGACCATTTTCTTATTGACAACATTTCACTTGAAATGTCAAATGCAAAGTGCAGAGTGCATTTAGAAAAGGAGGAAGTAACCAGCCCTGTGGTTCTGTGCACTGACATGTGTTTGCAGTAACCTCCTGTTTCTGACAGAGCACACATAAGACTGTATGCAAAGTGGACGGTGGTTtcttgcaacacacacacacacacacacacacacacacacacacacacacacacacacacacacacacacacacacacacacacacacacacacacagaggctcaCAAACGATTCACTTTCAGAACCTTAACTTCCACCGAaagctggcacacacacacacggacataAGCATATGTGCACACGCAGTTGGGCAGAAACCGTTTCTGTTCAGACACAGAGCTTTTTCCTGTGTCCTGTGACACAGTGAACCCTGCCGCTACTGGATATAATGTGATGTACTGCAGAGGACGCACACGACAGAGCACTTGGCATCCAGATCTTTAATGACTACGGCGCAAGTAAGTCCTTTAATGAATGATGAACTCTCTGGCTTGggactttgtcttttttcatgATATTGTTTCCATTGTGCCATTCTTCCTTTCTTAATGGTTAAATAGTTATGCAGgatttgtgctttttaaatgctttagcctcctgagacctgagctcctgtttgtgatggattttttatttctcctatatttgtgattagatggacctgatatgtatataaattaagcttcctctttgatcAGGAAGTTGGTTTTTACATACTTtcatgggaaaaaaatgtcctcagatgtggacaatgggattattttatagcataacacaagaaaaacaacatgacttagtaGAATGTATAAAACACTACTGAGCAGAATAAAGTATAAGGTTTAGCAAAGTCAAAATGTAATGTCTCCATACTgtatgtggacgcagggtctcaggaggttaaatacTTAATTTTACTTTGCCTTACTAACATGCTAGGTGTGTGATGTAGCCGCTTTGTTTTTAGTCTTGTTTCATGTTAAGCTCACCTGAGAACATGCAAGCCTTTACAATACAGTAAACCAGACGGTTTTTATAGCCATGTGTTTTCttattctcttttcttcattgcATACATTTCACTTCCACTTACTCTTCATCTCTATTTTTCTAATTCAGTCTAATCTCTCTAATTCTAATATGTcttgtacttttttttattccctttCCTCTTCTGTTTAGGATGGCTACCACAGTAAACCAGAGCACAGTATCCCCAAACACAACTTCAATGATGACTATAGCCTCAACAAATGACAAGCCACTGAATAACACCAGTTACCACATAGCCCTCTTGGTCATCTACTCTGTGGTTCTGATCTGTGGGACAATTAGCCTGAGCCTGATGATGCGCATCATGAAATCCAGCACAACTTCCACCATGTCAATCGCTGTACTCAACCTGATCTTTACCCACTTCATCTTCCTGCTAACGGTTCCCTTCAGAATCTACTATTATGCAACTAATGAATGGACCATGCGCTATGGGTGGTGTAAAATAGTCAGCAGCATGATCCATATCCACATGTatatgtcttttgtcctctatGTGATTATCCTCATCTCCCGCCTGTTGACATTCTACCACAGAGCTTGCCACGTAGCATCCTTTCAGAGGATACACGCGATCTTTATCAGTGTTTTGGTGTGGATTATTCTGCTGATCGCAGTCCCTTGCATCATCCATTATAAATatggtgattttaaaaatggatcTCGCACTGAGAACAACACTTGCTTCCAGTTTGGAAAAAACATAGAATCTGCCAAGGTGTTCAACTACATCACAAGCATACTGATTATAGTCATTGCCACTGTGTTGACAGGCTTCCAAGGCAATGTTCTCTGGGTTTTATACAGGACGCACCGGGAGGGATGCACCTCTCAACAGGAGTTTGGGGCTCAGCTGAAGAGTCTTTGCTTTGCGCTAATCATGGTCATCTGCTTCATTCCCTACCACATTTTCCGGCTGTATTACTTAGAACACATAGCTGACTTACAGAGTTTAAACGAAATGCTTCTGAGCTTAACCACTTTTAACTGTTTGGACATGCTTACTTTCTTGGGGACGCGGACCTGCAACATATGCTTCTCAGGAAAAGTTGGATAAATGCTGCTGgtgctgtgagtgtgtttcCTTCACTTTTCTTTAATGTCTGTCGGTGATTTTGGTTCAGTTCCATAAATCCAGGTGATCTAATCTGAGAGTAATAGTTCAAAATCACATGAgaacaaatcatttaaaaaaaataagataaaatgaaggaaaacaaatatatattgcATGTGAAATAAAAGGTTCAACTTTCAGGTTTTAACAATCAATCAATATTTCAATATAAAATGTCAATCTTGACCGTAGGATTTATAGTCAGATAAAATATTATTCCCTTAGTGGTTGTTGTCTCGACATATTTGGCTATGTTTTCAGAAtacttttttaattatcttgaaaaacaaaacaaaaaactcaccGATCACTGACAGACATCCTTATCtctgcttatatatatatatatatatatatatatatatatatatatatatatatatatatatatatatatatatatatatatatatatacatatatatatatatatatatacatatatatatatatatatatatatacatacatatatatatatatatatatatatatatatatatatatatatatatatatatatatatatatatatatatatatatatatatatatatatgtatatatatatatatatatgtatatatatatatatatatatatatacacacacgcacacacacgcatatatatatgcgtgtgtgtgtgtgcaaactgtgcttttatttatgaaagtgttgtttggttttctttcatTATGAAGGCACTCTTGCCATCTGCTGGTCTCTGTTTATAATGCAAAGGCTTCATGCTTGGAATTCGTAATCTTAGATTATGAAATTGGAGGTTGTAGCATATTTTATCTGTAACTTCATGTAACAGGACTGTAAGTGgaaatgtatacttttgactGTATTTGCACTTAACTATTAACCCCTGTGTACACGGCCAAATTGTTAAGCTTCACTGCTGAGAAGAGAAATAAATGTCTAAAATCGTTATGTCTCCCCCATGATTTTGTGAAACATTACCTCAACCCTTTTTGGATCTCATACTTTCTGCCCTCAGAGGGTGGTGTTGGAGGGCCTgcctgatacacacacacacacacacacacacacacctggtgaGCTTTTTCTTTTCGGTTTTATGGTGCTGGGTTACTGTTTAACATCCCCACCCTAGTTTGAGTTTGTTTAGTAAATCGATCTAATGACAGAGCTATGGTGGCGCCATCCAATGTGTCGCTTTGTGAATTATAGGCAGCTCAgctctccaaccttcctttttaatgtgattgaacACCTTTGCCATTTTCCCATGCTCAATGTCACTTAGTCCAGTGGCACACTGAGTAGCAGAGGGCTGCTCACTGTCAGAGTACAACGGTACACCTGGATAAATGCACATcccagacagaaacagaaacacaggtaagccagatttttctttttaagtacATTGTCGCTGATATGCAAGCGTTTATGTCAGAATAagaaagagtaaaaacattacgacgtgttgttgttgtttctgtagAGGGAGCAACGCTTACCTTTGGTAGTTTTTCAAGGAAGTTTGCGAATGTCTTCTCTTAAATCACGTGGTTTTGTATTATGGTGGCAATGGTTGGAATTCTTGTCCGCACAAACTGCACCTGCTGCTATGTCGTGTATCCAGAGTTCTGAACCTGGAGACATTTTGTGAAACAGATAAGAAATATTAACTTTGTCACACAGGCTGTGCTGCAAAGGTCATGTGATAACCCATTTCATGTGCAGGAAGACGGTGTTCCATTcatatcctttttttctttcactaccATCATAATGTATTTAATGTCCAACAGAGTGGTTTAATTTCTATAATAAGCACTTGTATAATACACTGAAGTGAAAGAGGCTCAaaagtttttctctttcttttttaatatctgCAAGAACATGCAGTGTTTGATCACATGTAACTAACCTTCTTGGCTTTGGCCAAAACAATAGAGTACATAcaatacacactcacacaggagCAGAAAAACAGTCAAACCTTGGTTAATTTTTGAGTGAAGACTGTTTTGTTGAGGCATTCCCAGAGTTGTTGATTGACTTTTGAGGCTGTGTGTGATGTTGTATTGGTCTGGCTTATATCGCGCAGGTTGTCATGTTAACCCTAAACCTCTAAACCGCATTGTCTAAACCCACAGGATCTACTTAAGCCGAATCACTGATATGGTATCCATTCATTTTTTCTGAGCTTGCATAGAACCCTTGAATGAGAGTTGTAGAACCATAGTTAACTATTTATTccatgtttctgttttcttgcaTGTGGTGGTTTTAAAACTGGACAACATGGAACAACacataaaaagaacaaatattcCTTTAAAGATGTACAGTCTTAAGGGTGAATGCCATTTTACTTAACTGCGTATCACGCTGTTGCCAGAGTATCAGGAAGTCAGGGTTTACAAGTCAGTTAGGTGGCTGATTATCATCTGTGACGATTAAAACCTAGTCTAAATAAAGGCGACAGTATTATGGTCAGTTCACACAGATATAGCTCTTAGCTCTGGGTTTTATGACTATGAAGGGCTTTTGGTTGCTAAGCAGATGCAAGCTTTCTCAGTTATGTCCTGCAATAAGTGCCAATAACTTTTTTAgtattttaactttaaattcACTTTAAGGTTAAATTGCATCtatattgcttttatttatttattttttcaatgtaTGTGAGAGatgaacaaaattaacactCTACTTTAAAATGTCATGAGCACCTGATCAGCCTCTCTGTCTGAAATATTGTAGCGTCCTTAGTACGAATCAAAAAGTGCTTTCTTAAAtactgaaaattttaaaaaagagggggaaagcTCAAAGGCACTCAtgattataaaaataaagacctcagctgctgttgttgctctTGTGAGTGGAAGGTGAAGCTTTTAGCCTGTTCTGGATTAAAGATTTTTAATTTTGAGTGAACATTGGCTTTTGTTCTGTCTAAAAGCACAGTTTGTATATTAAACTGTAATCACATGAGAACCTTTAACACATTTACCCCTGTGCCTTTATTCTTACAGCCCTATATTCTACTTCCTATTTCTACCACAGTGATAATAAAGACTAATTGGCATTTGTAAGGACAAAATTATTCTTCTTCCCTGTCCACAAGCATGATGAGTCAGGAGTCCTGACCTTGCTACATGGTTAAAATGTAATCTCTCTATGATCTCTCtatcacctctctctctctcgctctctcttttaCCACCTATGATTccaatattataaaaatatatatctgttACCATGTAACCAAGTATTAATAGCATTTTCACTCACGTGTGATCTACAATATTGAGCCTACAGTGACAATACCATACCTGCTCACATATGCTGAACTCTTCTGATTGACCCGTTCCTTGCTGATTTAGGGCATCAAATGTCCTATAATACTGGCTCTTATCATTTACAGCCTTCACAGCACAATGCCCCAAGCTGATTACCTGATTTAAATGGGTGGGacattttaatggattttaTAACATCCCTGCCCTAAAAGAGGGGAGGCATGCTGACACCTTGTCACCTTTTAGTTTTGATTGTCACTTTTAAAATCCCCTGCCTCTCTTCACcatacatttattttcattacatttatttttttttagtaaaagaaaatgagttAAATTACCTAAATGTAAGAACAGtctgaaaatgatttttaatcttattcattaaaaatattgataCGAACTGATGTGAAGCCATGTACCACTGGCTTCAttgtaataaataaagcaaaaagaaattaaatgcaGTGGTCAGTGAGGATGTTGTTGGTGATGTTTACAGTCAACACTCAGTTcattaaaaatatgcagaataAAGAGTTAAAAACAGTAGATGAGCTCGTGGGGTGTGTATGTGGACGCCTGAATGGAAACTATCAGTGTTTTCTACTTCGCTGAGGTGGTGGTGCTATTACTTCACCATTGATTAGATTAGAAAACCTGGaaaggacacacacatgcatgcccataaaagcacacgcacacacacacgtgcacacacacacacacacacacacagtcagatgCACATTCatacatgtttgtgtctgtaacTACAGATGCCCCGTTGTGCACATGTGCACTTAATGTGCGATCTTTTCATCAAAATCTGATTAAATCTAtagcaatgcaaaaaaaaaaaaaggtataatAAAAGGCAGAGAAGGGAAGGGAAATATCTCTTTTGTAACTATCTATTCATCCCTGTGATAAGTGTGAGAGAGAAGGACAGATAAGTAAAGTGTAAGAAGGTGAGAAGAGCCCCAGCTCCTCCCCTCTCCTTGTTCAGAGCCCAATCAGATGGGATTATGGGTCTTTTATGTCAGGGATCTCCCTTGTTATTCCTGCAAGAATTAGATTAAACAGGGACAGAACgatagagaagagaagagaagagaagagaagagaagagaagagaagagaagagaagagaacagaagagaagagaagagaagagaagagaagagaagagaagagaagagaagagaagagaagagaagaatgaAGTATCCTCCTACTCCTGAGAGTAAATCTCTGTTAGATATGGAAGTAGCCAACTACTGTGAAGGCCTGGATCCTTCATACAACACACTGGGCTTTGAGCATGCAGAGGTACTCTATGTAGGAAGAGGTAAGTGTGTACaaatacagacacaaacatgcacacaaaaacacacaagacaaaGAGACACAGATACATTAAAAGATAGGCCACGCACTGACATACTTATCAGGACCTTCAGAATGATTTAATATGGACAGACATGGGAGATAGGTATAATTCTCCATTATCCTTACAAGGAAGCAGATTCACTAGACACTCACTGATGCAGTTAAGTGAGTGGAGCTGGAGGCAAATGGCTTGCTATTTACAGAAAGGAGGTAAATAtgttttttggtgtgtttgatATGTTCAAATTCACTGCTGGAGGAAACTCTGACTGACATTTTAGTCCTGACCaatagtgtgcatgtgtgtgtcttgcTTGACAAtaattatgtaaaataaatttCACTTGCCCGTTGTTGCTTCTGCGTGTATATGCAATAGAGGAAACATGTGTTGTTAAGGAAATTAAAAGGCTGGGTTACGGTTTGAAGGGGATTAAATAAATGATAACCAAATTGTTCAGTCAGGAACTGCACGAATGAAGATATTTTACTGAACAGGAAGCACCCATCTCTGCGACACACAGGTGTTACCTCAGCACGGAGGCAAAATTAGTCAAACATTGACTGTAGGCACTCATTGACTCATTTCAGAATGGCACTGCCTGGTGTGGGACCAAAGGAATTGTGCGCAGTAGGAAtataaatgtatgtgtgtgttgatgcATCTTGAGCTTTTACATCAACAGCGTGGTCAAAGAAGGTTCTATTCAGCAGACTTTAACAGATCAATTTACAAGGAGGCAGCAATGTCGGTTATGGTTTCAATTACTGCGACGATGCTGATGCTGGTGATAATGACAGAGATTATGTTGATGATgaccataaagacataaaagtaggaataaaaacaatgacaatCATGTTTTGTCATTAACAACAATCTCTGGTAATAGCTGATGTCCTCCTACACAATATACAACACATACTACAGAAGTATCAGCAGTATTATGGGTATTATATTCTATATTTTGCTGTGAGCACCTTTGACCAGGGTGGATCAATTAACAGCAGctattgcaattttttaaattttttaaattttgttttttttgggggggtgggggtggggttgttAATTTGGATATTTTGTTATTCTTGGAGTAAGACTTCATGTAGTGACTAATTAACTAAACATGTTTCAACTTAACTGGTCCCCCAGAAGCACTACACTCTGGTGAGAagtgaaaggaaaaaacagaggaTGTAGCAGGTCTTATGGTGAAGGGGCATTTTGCTAACCTACTTTGAGTTCGCTTGTTCCCTCAGGGATAACAGTCGCTACAAAATCACCTTTAATCCTATGATTATATCCTGATCATAGTGGCCGCTTTCATCTTCGCAGAGCTGCCATCCACCCGGCATCAGTGGCCACTGAATGGTTTGATAAGTCTGAAAATCATGTGAATCATATACTGTAGCCTTTGCTACACCCACATGGTTATGGGAGTTTTTTGGGCCGATGTGTCTAACTCTCCACCATCATCATAACATGCACTGAGTGAATGtcttttggaagaatggtgTTCAAGAGCCACTTGTACAATCATTGACAAAGCACTTTGAAGCTGTTCTGGTCTTACTGGCCCAACACCTTACCAAGACAGTTAAATTGCTTGCAAATTTGTCactcaatattaaaaaaaactgacattgCAAAATGCTGCAATGCATTATGTAACACACTAAAAATCAAAATTaaggagattaaaaataaatcacaacttTGACAGTGTAGAGATTCAGCAAATTTGGCTGCAATTAGATGAGTGCACAGAGCACTGGACAGCTGTATTATCACAGGTTGCTTATAGAACATGTGCACTGAAATCACTACTACATTTTGTAGGGTATTTGAGATTGCACCAGTGTGTGTGAAATATGCAGATGTATGAGACTGTTccttcaaacttttgactagtactgtatgtgcatgcatatgcatgtgtgtatgcatgtatcACCTGTGTGAGTGGTTTTCCTTTTGTGCTCCAGACAGCATGCCGACAGAGCCAAGCCTGCCTGGTCCAGATGGGGTCAGCAGTAACTGCGCGATCTGTGGAGATAAAGCCACAGGGAAACACTATGGAGCCTCCAGCTGTGACGGCTGCAAAGGCTTCTTCAGACGCTCTATACGCAAGAGCCACGTCTATACCTGCAGGTAGAGATTGCAAGGAAATACTGTGCAAGCATACAAATACTTAATATATGTATGCATGTGGAAACAGTTTACATAATCATCATAACATGCACCCTTGTAATAATTTGCAGATATACTGATAAtttactttttgttacagtCTTGCATGCTTTATGGCCTCAAGGTATGTCACGATATATTAAGTCATAATTTTCTAGCTCTGATAACTGTATGTGTGTTCTGTAGGTTCAGCAGACAGTGCATAGTGGATAAAGATAAGAGGAACCAGTGTCGTTTCTGCAGGCTCAACAAATGCTTCAGGGCTGGAATGAAAAAAGAAGGTAGTGAAACCTCTTTTGAATGAGACACAAAGTTAAATTGTTACACCCAGATGTAGGgagaagagacagagagtgaTATTTACAGAGCTTGTTAATTTTGCATTCAGTGCCATGAAGAAGTATTTTGCATATATgccacacttaaatgtttcagatcaaatcaGAAATTAATTAACTATCTGTGATTAGCCACTTTTCTTTGAAAGCTGAATTCAATTTCATGAGACTCACTCagacctgattactgccagacctgttgaagtAATAAACAATCTCATCTGACAAAGTGGAGTAGGTTAAAAGTTCTCAAAAAGCAACGCAACACGTCACAATGTAAAGAAACAGAGGAGATGCAAAGTCATTAatatctatcagtctggaaatggttacaaagacatttttaaagctcTGGGACTCCAGGAAACCACGGTGAGAGTCATTatccaaatggaaaaaaaaaaacttggtacAGTGGTGacccttcccaggagtggccgtcCTACCAAACAActcgacgactcatccaggaggtcataAAAGAAACCAGAACAGCatctaaaaaaaactgcaggcctcgcttgcctcagttaaggtcagagttcaggattcaacaataagaaagagactgggcaaaaatggcgtCCATGAGAGTTCCAAGGTGAAAACTAccgctgaccaaaaagaacacaaaggctcatctcacatttttCAATAAACGTCTTGATGATCTCCAAGAcctgacgagacaaaagttgaactatttggaaggtttgcatcccaaaaagttcaactaatatagcatttcattaaaagaaCGTCAAACCAACAGTCAAGCACGATGGTAGTGTGATGAtctggagctgctttgctgccTCAGGACCTAGACAACATGCTGTAattgaaacacagcagcaaatctacgtCCATgcagtggcctagtcaaagtccagacttaaatctgactgagatgctttggtgtgaccttaaacaggccgttcatgctcggaAATCCTCCGATGTGGCtggattaaaataattctgcaaagaagagtgagcCAAAATTCAAGACAAACGCTTGATTGCAGTCCTTGCTGCAGTCCTTCCACACAGGGTCAGGTAGGTTTGGGtaacttttttcctttaatgaatgaaatcatcatttacttgggttatctttgtccaaTATTAAGattagtttgatgatctgaaatattcaagtgtgacaaatgtgcaaaaatagaAGAAATGATGAAGGGGTAAATCccttttcacatcactgtggataCATTATATACGTATAATGAGAGAACAGTGCGTTTTCTAATTAAGTTTACTGACACACTGCAGAATTAAAATGAGAGAAGGAAATACTTCTGTCAGAGATTCTGAAAACTTCTTCAAGATGGCTGAAATTGGCTCAGTCATAAAACAGGTGTTTActtagtgtgtgtttgtatttatgaGGGGTATAACCTTGGCTCAGAGGTTTACGACCCCTAATCATGTGTTATTTAAACATGTTGTTCTGGATTGTAACAGGTTAACGTTTCACCACTTTTGTTGATGACtgtactgctgtttttttcccccctaattATTAACTGTCTTAGTGTATGCTGGTATCTCTTAACACTGATAAATAACTCGAGCAAACTCGTTTTTGCCATGTTTGTGTACTCCTGTTTATTTTACCAGTAGAGTGGAGGAGGTGCTGTCTCTTCCCTGTTCCTTTTGAgatcatttcctcttttatgCACACAACAACAATGGCTGTTATATATTAGCTGTACAGAATGAGAGAGATCGGATCAGCTCCCGAAGAAGTATCTCTGACCCCCAAGACCTTCCACCCATTACTCTTTTGGCCCAAGCAGAATCATTGTCCCAACAGGTGATAATCCCTTTATGaatttcttatttaaaaaactcatatatgtttgtgtgtgtgtgtatatatgactAAATTGCAGCTGCTCATTCCCACTTTCCTGCAGAGCACTACTCCGGCTGGAATAGCAGAATTATCAGAGCAGAAGTCAGCCACTGTGGGGGACATATGTGATTCTATGAGACAGCAATTATTGGTGTTGGTGGAATGGGCCAAATATATTCCTACTTTTGGAGAACTGCCACTGGATGACCAGGTAACAATGCTGTTCTGCATAAGGTCACTATGACATTTCTTCTTGCATATAATCATCGTCATGTGTAGAGTACTGCAGAAGACTTGtgccactcctcatttcttaaTATGTTGCTAAGAAAATGAGGAATAGGTGAGGCAATTTTATGCAATTCTAATAAGCTTGAAAGTtgatatttggtatgaccacctttgttCTCCAGTACTGCCTGAAACCTCTTGGGCAAGCTTTTCTTTAAATAGTCCGTAAGCTttttgtttgggatcattgtcatgctgaaaaatgaagcttttgccaATCACATGCTTTCCAGCTAGTGGATCAAAATTTGACAgttcttttctgcattcataatacTGCTGAGTTTGACGAggtccccaacaccactggctgaaatgcagcgccaaaccatgacagagcctccaccttgTGGagacagatggctgtagacactcaactgctgtcctgacctcctccgtacATACTGACAACTATTTGACTATATACTTTTGACTACAGACCTTCTTGATGGCCACCCATCCAGTGAGACTATTAGATGTATCAG from Archocentrus centrarchus isolate MPI-CPG fArcCen1 chromosome 20, fArcCen1, whole genome shotgun sequence encodes the following:
- the gpr141 gene encoding probable G-protein coupled receptor 141; translated protein: MATTVNQSTVSPNTTSMMTIASTNDKPLNNTSYHIALLVIYSVVLICGTISLSLMMRIMKSSTTSTMSIAVLNLIFTHFIFLLTVPFRIYYYATNEWTMRYGWCKIVSSMIHIHMYMSFVLYVIILISRLLTFYHRACHVASFQRIHAIFISVLVWIILLIAVPCIIHYKYGDFKNGSRTENNTCFQFGKNIESAKVFNYITSILIIVIATVLTGFQGNVLWVLYRTHREGCTSQQEFGAQLKSLCFALIMVICFIPYHIFRLYYLEHIADLQSLNEMLLSLTTFNCLDMLTFLGTRTCNICFSGKVG